A single window of Salvia splendens isolate huo1 chromosome 6, SspV2, whole genome shotgun sequence DNA harbors:
- the LOC121809606 gene encoding uncharacterized protein LOC121809606 codes for MAVKTTLFLSLCFLYTVVSALAPFEGLLPNGNFEEAPKATDIKKTVLQGRHALPKWEIRGLVEYISGGPQPGGMFFNVAHGVHAVRLGNEASVSQTLPVQNGTLYALTFGASRTCAQDEVLRVSVPSQFGDLPLQTLYSSNGGDTYAWGFRATSNSVKVVFHNPGKQEDPACGPLLDAVAIKPLPIPTPTRGNLVRNGGFEEGPHILFNSSHGVLLPPKQEDSTSPLPGWIIESLKAVKFIDSAHFNVPVGKSAVELVAGRESAIAQVIRTVPKKAYSIKFSVGDAKNGCHGSMMVEAFAAKAVMKAPFKSEGKGKFERFSFNFTAVSDRTRLTFFSSFYHTKVEDYGSLCGPVLDQVEVLPLKV; via the exons ATGGCGGTGAAGACtactctcttcctctctctctgcTTTCTCTACACAGTCGTTTCCGCGCTTGCCCCTTTCGAAG GGCTGCTTCCCAATGGGAACTTCGAGGAAGCCCCAAAGGCGACGGACATCAAGAAGACGGTGCTGCAGGGCAGGCACGCCCTCCCCAAGTGGGAGATCCGCGGCCTCGTTGAGTACATCTCGGGCGGGCCCCAGCCTGGTGGGATGTTCTTCAACGTGGCCCACGGCGTCCACGCCGTGCGCCTTGGCAACGAGGCGTCCGTGTCCCAGACGCTCCCCGTCCAGAACGGCACGCTCTACGCGCTCACGTTCGGCGCGTCGCGGACGTGCGCGCAGGACGAGGTGCTGCGGGTGTCCGTGCCGTCCCAGTTCGGCGACCTCCCCCTCCAGACGCTCTACAGCAGCAACGGCGGCGATACCTACGCCTGGGGCTTCCGCGCCACCTCCAACTCCGTCAAGGTTGTCTTCCACAACCCCGGAAAGCAGGAGGACCCCGCCTGCGGGCCCCTCCTCGACGCCGTCGCTATCAAGCCCCTCCCCATCCCCACCCCCACCAGAG GTAACTTGGTGAGGAACGGCGGATTCGAGGAGGGACCTCACATCCTATTCAACTCCTCCCACGGCGTCCTCCTCCCGCCCAAGCAGGAGGACTCGACCTCGCCCCTCCCTGGGTGGATCATCGAGTCGCTCAAGGCCGTTAAGTTCATAGACTCTGCCCATTTCAACGTCCCCGTGGGCAAGTCTGCTGTGGAGCTCGTCGCAGGGAGAGAGAGCGCCATTGCTCAAGTGATCAGGACCGTCCCCAAGAAGGCCTACAGCATCAAGTTCTCGGTTGGCGATGCGAAGAACGGGTGCCATGGGTCGATGATGGTGGAGGCGTTTGCAGCCAAGGCTGTGATGAAGGCGCCCTTCAAATCGGAAGGGAAGGGCAAGTTTGAAAGGTTCAGCTTCAACTTCACGGCGGTGTCGGATCGGACTAGATTGACATTCTTCAGCTCGTTCTACCACACCAAAGTTGAAGACTATGGAAGTCTTTGTGGGCCTGTGCTTGATCAAGTTGAGGTTCTTCCTCTTAAGGTGTAG
- the LOC121808080 gene encoding protein OBERON 4-like, whose amino-acid sequence MKRLRSSDDLKDWGRREDEAAAQRSSSSLHRSSNYRSSDSGRKVLSSSTSRYDRLEDERESSKSIRKRPDYDLESYDRRKSYDSHKDGNGNGNDRGILSSSPRAGYGMDHMYRSQSLSAPRRDFPKGFRSERDRPKREGIGASWRRFCSGKDADDGARSGSEASRGTRVESKEVRKAKSPQGFRDAKSPAWSKDSGSDRSKSVECKKSVEMQVQSEGPSSEREEGELEPDPQPDVPPAKPIIEDEAADKKTSPEKQLHNEPQDENKISQDRVSSSSVEKGNMSKLDSCDEQADGQSKEAEEDVVSQNGNLPDCRDTSFQVAEGNKDDSDAKGEHGGGDHVRDDGTEGCLEEVADSTCDAKLSTLQEQQEDPIVNNQVKTDDVEVAGSVQATCKIELPTTEKTAPSMKDKGKSVALLPSDGGLFEENLEVDTKPREVTESRDIEMECLSNRGFQFFSNHPIKKSEKVEQSMHSKPNDDKLALDLSLSLPNVLLPIGSQRQAPGSPSRTKSVQSFASSFRTNSDGFTASMSFSGSQQFTHNPSCSLTHNALDYEKSVGSKPLFQGVDWKALSLEDATDKESSAYQGMSSRENFLHQQSQVSQCNPSGQASLQKMGVTGGSSKMLIGLERQLSSKQLSGVQGFGTYDHGAEYLKDNRQSVAEKDSGSLHRNNGRHGKDQELGIGTDLAESIVTMIVSEPIPTMARRFNDMNAKHVPSIKEFARDIISNPGKQWQLSALQKALQKRSDITLDMLLNANRTQLEILLALKTGLREFVLPKYDITSSDLAEIFLNMRCRNLDCRSLLPVDECDCKICSRRSDFCRDCMCLVCSKFDMASNTCSWVGCDVCLHWCHADCGLRKSYIRNGRSASDAQGTTEMQFYCVACDHPSEMFGFVKEVFQNFIKEWTAENLSRELEYVRRIFYASEDVRGKQLHEIAVRMLSKLASRSDFQEVQNHIINFFTESERSGNIVETRKESQTRKQEGSNGMAGSSQGAGWMKPVYPEKAPLLGDPVSLLHDYDTNKKDKYTSNMDIQKFPQKEPMFDELESIVRIKHAEAKMFQARAEDARKESEALKRISVSKSERIEEEYTSRISKLRLAEAEEMRKQKVEELQALERAYHEYFSMKMRMETDIKDLLLKMEATRRNLTT is encoded by the exons ATGAAGAGGTTGAGGTCCAGTGATGATCTGAAGGATTGGGGAAGAAGAGAAGATGAGGCTGCTGCACAGCGTTCATCTTCGTCTTTGCATAGGAGCTCTAACTACAGGTCATCTGATAGTGGGAGGAAGGTCTTGTCCTCTTCAACATCCAGGTATGATCGGTTAGAAGATGAGAGGGAGAGTTCAAAATCGATTAGGAAACGGCCGGATTATGATTTGGAGAGCTATGATAGGAGGAAGAGCTACGATAGCCATAAAGATGGAAATGGGAATGGGAATGATAGAGGGATATTGAGCTCATCGCCGAGGGCTGGTTATGGGATGGATCACATGTATCGTTCTCAGAGCCTTTCTGCACCTAGGAGAGACTTTCCCAAGGGGTTTAGGTCTGAGAGGGACAGGCCTAAAAGGGAAGGCATTGGTGCATCGTGGAGAAGATTTTGTAGTGGGAAAGATGCTGATGATGGGGCCAGGAGTGGCAGTGAGGCGAGTAGAGGAACACGAGTGGAATCAAAGGAAGTTAGGAAGGCAAAGTCTCCTCAGGGATTCAGAGATGCAAAATCTCCAGCCTGGTCTAAGGATTCCGGAAGTGATCGATCAAAGAGTGTTGAGTGCAAGAAATCTGTAGAAATGCAAGTGCAGAGTGAAGGACCCAGCAGTGAACGAGAAGAAGGAGAGTTGGAACCTGATCCTCAACCCGATGTGCCTCCCGCGAAGCCAATTATCGAAGATGAAGCTGCTGATAAGAAAACCTCGCCTGAGAAGCAGCTCCATAATGAACCCCAGGATGAAAACAAAATATCGCAGGACAGGGTGAGTTCCTCATCAGTAGAAAAGGGCAACATGAGTAAATTGGACAGCTGTGATGAGCAAGCTGATGGACAATCTAAGGAGGCTGAAGAAGATGTTGTTAGCCAAAATGGCAATTTGCCTGATTGCCGGGATACATCATTCCAAGTGGCGGAGGGAAACAAAGATGATAGTGATGCAAAAGGAGAACATGGAGGTGGTGACCATGTCAGGGATGATGGAACAGAAGGCTGCTTGGAGGAGGTCGCAGACAGCACATGTGATGCGAAACTGTCAACTTTACAGGAGCAACAGGAAGACCCAATTGTTAACAATCAAGTCAAGACAGATGATGTTGAAGTGGCAGGAAGTGTACAAGCAACATGCAAAATTGAGCTGCCTACTACAGAGAAAACAGCCCCAAGTATGAAGGACAAGGGTAAGAGTGTTGCTTTATTGCCTTCTGATGGTGGTCTCTTTGAAGAGAATTTGGAGGTTGATACTAAACCAAGGGAGGTCACAGAAAGTAGAGACATTGAAATGGAATGCCTAAGTAACAGGGGCTTCCAGTTTTTCTCAAATCATCCAATTAAAAAGTCAGAGAAAGTGGAGCAATCAATGCATAGCAAGCCTAATGATGATAAATTGGCTCTTGACCTTTCTCTTAGCTTGCCAAATGTACTATTGCCAATTGGTTCTCAGAGACAAGCTCCGGGTTCTCCTAGCCGCACAAAAAGTGTTCAATCATTTGCTAGCTCGTTCCGGACAAATTCTGATGGATTTACAGCTTCAATGTCGTTTTCTGGGTCTCAGCAGTTTACTCACAATCCTAGCTGTTCTCTGACTCATAATGCACTTGATTATGAGAAATCTGTTGGTAGCAAGCCACTATTTCAGGGGGTGGATTGGAAAGCCTTGTCTTTAGAGGATGCTACGGATAAGGAGAGTTCTGCTTATCAAGGAATGTCATCAAGAGAAAATTTCTTGCATCAGCAGTCTCAAGTATCCCAATGCAACCCCAGTGGACAAGCTTCCCTGCAGAAGATGGGAGTTACTGGAGGAAGCTCCAAGATGCTGATTGGTCTTGAAAGGCAATTAAGTAGTAAACAGTTGTCTGGCGTTCAGGGTTTTGGCACTTATGATCATGGAGCAGAGTATTTGAAGGACAATAGGCAATCTGTGGCAGAGAAAGATTCTGGTAGTTTACATAGGAACAATGGCAGGCATGGTAAAGATCAAGAGCTGGGAATTGGCACTGACCTTGCCGAGTCTATAGTTACCATGATAGTATCTGAACCAATACCTACAATGGCTCGGAGGTTTAATGACATGAATGCAAAGCATGTGCCATCTATTAAAGAGTTTGCCCGTGATATAATCTCAAACCCAGGTAAGCAGTGGCAGCTGAGTGCTTTGCAGAAGGCATTACAGAAGAGGTCAGACATTACTTTGGACATGCTGCTAAATGCAAATCGTACCCAATTGGAGATCTTGTTGGCTTTGAAAACAGGGCTTCGTGAATTTGTTCTGCCAAAATATGATATCACATCGTCAGATTTGGCAGAAATATTTCTCAATATGCGATGTAGAAATCTCGATTGTCGGAGTCTTCTTCCTGTGGATGAATGTGACTGCAAAATATGTTCGCGGCGGAGTGACTTTTGCAGGGATTGCATGTGTCTTGTGTGTTCAAAGTTTGACATGGCTTCTAACACATGTAGTTGGGTCGGTTGTGATGTATGCTTACATTGGTGCCATGCAGATTGTGGGTTACGCAAATCTTATATCAGAAATGGGCGTAGTGCATCCGATGCTCAAGGCACCACTGAAATGCAGTTCTACTGTGTTGCCTGTGATCATCCTTCTGAGATGTTTGGTTTTGTTAAGGAAGTTTTCCAGAACTTCATTAAAGAATGGACTGCAGAAAATCTTTCTAGAGAACTTGAATATGTGAGAAGAATATTTTATGCCAGTGAGGATGTTAGAGGGAAACAGCTCCATGAAATTGCTGTACGGATGCTGTCTAAATTGGCTAGCAGATCAGATTTTCAGGAGGTGCAGAATCATATAATAAACTTTTTCACTG AATCGGAAAGGAGTGGCAACATTGTTGAAACCAGAAAAGAGTCgcaaacaagaaaacaagaaggcAGTAATGGCATGGCTGGGTCCAGCCAAGGAGCTGGGTGGATGAAGCCTGTTTATCCAGAAAAGGCTCCTCTATTGGGAGATCCGGTCAGTTTACTCCATGACTACGACACCAATAAGAAGGATAAATACACATCGAACATGGACATCCAAAAATTTCCCCAGAAGGAGCCGATGTTTGATGAACTGGAGAGCATTGTGAGAATCAAGCATGCTGAGGCTAAGATGTTTCAAGCACGCGCAGAAGATGCAAGAAAGGAATCTGAAGCTCTGAAACGTATTTCAGTGAGCAAAAGcgaaagaattgaagaagaatacACGAGCCGGATCAGCAAACTTCGTTTGGCTGAAGCTGAGGAGATGCGAAAACAGAAGGTGGAAGAGCTCCAGGCTCTTGAAAGAGCATATCATGAATACTTCAGTATGAAAATGAGGATGGAAACGGATATCAAGGATCTCCTGCTAAAGATGGAAGCTACGAGAAGGAACCTCACAACATGA